One Fibrobacter sp. UWB2 DNA window includes the following coding sequences:
- a CDS encoding LysM peptidoglycan-binding domain-containing protein, whose protein sequence is MRFLKCASICLGLSALIASAYVVKKGDTLWDLSAEFLNDPFAWPDLWENNRHIEDPHWIYPGDSIYLGEGIKDDGYRLPKTRPCEGAVADSNLPKGITSVGCDERDARNGDFENMLGNLRDKDKKHKTKKAADTYLYKKRPAPKIFNGYYQILAPEIYSIDSIKKDQRFFSIRSGEKKEPIIHIPESEVIVGIGSKTNASLKKGDLVEILEARAIEVPTHKGKSFDNYALVRLTGYAKITAIGDTLSRAKIVQSFREIKMDHSKARLKQPLNILNVTGYTAVPEAKIEEMAMLRYTMDPMLIIGAYAYVLVDKGENQGFNTGNAIAIWEEDKSDASLPPRLLGRGIIARATPNESTVLVREVYSNSRRIEVGHKVSITHQANLAQ, encoded by the coding sequence ATGCGATTTTTAAAATGTGCTTCGATCTGTCTTGGTCTTTCGGCTCTGATTGCATCTGCCTACGTGGTTAAAAAAGGCGATACCCTCTGGGACTTGAGCGCCGAGTTTTTAAACGATCCGTTCGCATGGCCGGACCTCTGGGAAAACAATAGGCACATTGAAGACCCGCACTGGATTTATCCGGGCGACTCCATCTATTTAGGCGAGGGCATCAAGGACGACGGTTACCGTCTCCCGAAAACAAGACCGTGCGAAGGTGCGGTTGCCGATTCCAACTTGCCCAAGGGTATTACCTCTGTCGGTTGTGACGAACGTGACGCCCGCAACGGAGACTTCGAGAACATGCTCGGCAACCTCCGCGACAAGGACAAGAAGCACAAGACGAAAAAGGCCGCAGACACTTACCTTTACAAGAAGCGCCCGGCTCCGAAGATTTTCAACGGCTACTACCAGATTTTGGCCCCAGAAATCTACTCCATTGATTCCATCAAGAAGGACCAGCGTTTCTTCTCCATCCGCTCCGGAGAAAAGAAGGAACCCATCATCCACATTCCTGAATCCGAAGTCATCGTAGGCATTGGCAGCAAGACAAACGCAAGCCTCAAGAAGGGTGACCTTGTCGAAATTTTGGAAGCACGAGCCATTGAAGTCCCGACCCACAAGGGCAAGAGCTTTGACAACTACGCACTGGTAAGGCTTACCGGTTATGCAAAGATTACCGCCATTGGCGATACTCTTTCCAGAGCAAAAATTGTCCAGAGCTTCAGGGAAATCAAGATGGACCATTCCAAGGCCCGCTTAAAGCAGCCCCTCAACATTTTGAACGTCACTGGTTACACCGCAGTCCCAGAAGCCAAGATCGAAGAAATGGCAATGCTCCGCTATACCATGGACCCGATGCTCATCATTGGCGCTTACGCCTACGTTCTAGTCGACAAGGGCGAAAACCAGGGCTTCAACACGGGTAACGCCATTGCCATCTGGGAAGAAGACAAGTCCGATGCAAGCCTCCCGCCGAGACTCCTTGGCCGCGGTATCATTGCAAGAGCTACCCCGAATGAATCTACGGTTCTCGTTCGCGAAGTCTATTCGAACAGCCGCCGTATTGAAGTTGGACACAAGGTATCCATAACACATCAGGCAAACTTGGCACAGTGA
- a CDS encoding cell wall metabolism sensor histidine kinase WalK, giving the protein MSVRNIQNEAFLAQKNFSESVATFREQCESTISKEQSKIFQEVKSASLYLYEQPHSLLDFGNATQFKTVNGIEAMFLYNNGTLIYPDISSKHFSKTSDFSNSIASSFERMLFREEVTSAMPQPVSLSRSARQLHFSFESIDDQIQNILGLVRIAYKTKDYDEALRLLNILEEHPHQQGYLHSDLTRSVNLLHFEILVAQKKHKEAEDYTLAVLNQFLQSENIENLPSARFFFETAFTQILSFENLSQEKREAFWNLRENFNRQLGYMDIFFNNKEIVQSLLNKETTSKNGIDIMSDNKSTFIKMSYPILSGDQVVLAKVNIEEYRERMRSKLKTSAQGWKGIPYSITEGPDKALILGHVSDSSAVLTQVTLDKVISWNLTLYEKGLSEIKKDTRKRMFLMYGLLSFSLITVLLGSIVMFRFLTQEHKLLAMKANFLSSVSHELKTPLTSIKMFAEMMARGRVQKVEKVQEYSGLIGKEATRLENLIGAILNYTRMEHGKGGFHWEKLDFSACVQKVFDNVEDIGVEKGLIFHTKIEPSLFIIGDYTALYSLVQNLIENAIKYTNAPGDITITVAPDEDRVVFSVADTGIGIPSSEQKNIFNDFYRVGDEMTRSTKGSGLGLAIVKRVAETHKATISLTSKPGKGSTFTVRFKKAE; this is encoded by the coding sequence TTGAGCGTTAGAAACATCCAGAACGAAGCGTTCCTTGCACAAAAGAACTTCAGCGAAAGCGTTGCGACTTTCCGCGAGCAATGCGAATCGACCATCAGCAAGGAACAGAGCAAGATTTTCCAGGAAGTCAAGTCGGCATCGCTGTACCTTTATGAACAGCCCCATAGCCTTTTGGACTTCGGAAACGCAACGCAGTTCAAGACCGTAAACGGCATCGAGGCGATGTTCCTGTACAACAATGGGACCCTCATCTACCCCGACATTTCGTCCAAGCACTTTTCAAAGACTTCGGACTTTTCGAACAGTATCGCAAGTTCGTTCGAACGGATGCTGTTCCGTGAAGAAGTCACATCGGCTATGCCTCAGCCGGTGAGCCTCTCGCGGTCGGCACGCCAGCTGCATTTTTCGTTTGAGTCCATCGACGACCAGATCCAGAACATCCTTGGACTTGTGCGCATCGCTTACAAGACCAAGGACTACGACGAAGCACTCCGCCTCTTGAACATTCTCGAGGAGCACCCGCACCAGCAGGGCTACCTCCACTCGGACCTCACGCGTTCGGTCAACTTGTTGCACTTCGAGATTCTCGTCGCGCAAAAGAAGCACAAAGAAGCCGAAGACTACACGCTCGCCGTGTTAAACCAGTTTTTGCAGAGCGAAAACATCGAGAATCTGCCATCGGCAAGATTCTTCTTCGAAACGGCATTCACTCAAATTCTCTCCTTTGAAAACTTGAGCCAGGAAAAACGCGAAGCGTTCTGGAACTTGCGCGAGAACTTCAACCGCCAGCTCGGTTACATGGACATATTCTTCAACAACAAGGAAATTGTCCAATCGCTCCTGAATAAAGAAACGACGTCCAAGAACGGCATCGACATCATGAGCGACAACAAGTCGACATTCATCAAGATGAGCTACCCAATCCTTTCGGGCGACCAGGTCGTGCTTGCCAAGGTGAACATCGAAGAATACCGCGAACGCATGCGTTCCAAGCTCAAGACATCGGCCCAAGGCTGGAAAGGCATTCCCTATTCCATTACCGAAGGTCCCGACAAGGCGCTTATTCTGGGGCATGTTTCGGACAGTTCCGCAGTCCTCACGCAAGTCACTCTAGACAAAGTTATTTCATGGAACTTGACCTTGTACGAGAAAGGCTTAAGCGAAATCAAGAAGGATACCCGCAAGCGCATGTTCCTCATGTACGGGCTTCTGTCGTTCTCGCTCATTACCGTGTTGCTCGGTTCCATCGTGATGTTTAGATTCCTCACGCAAGAACACAAGCTTTTAGCCATGAAGGCGAACTTCCTTTCGAGCGTGTCGCATGAGCTCAAGACTCCGCTTACCTCCATCAAGATGTTTGCCGAAATGATGGCCCGCGGGCGCGTGCAAAAAGTCGAAAAAGTGCAGGAATACTCAGGCCTTATCGGCAAAGAAGCGACCCGCCTCGAAAACCTCATTGGCGCTATCCTGAACTACACGCGCATGGAACACGGCAAGGGCGGTTTCCATTGGGAAAAGCTCGACTTCTCGGCTTGCGTGCAGAAGGTTTTTGACAACGTAGAAGACATCGGCGTAGAAAAGGGCCTGATATTCCATACAAAAATTGAGCCAAGCTTGTTTATAATTGGCGATTACACAGCCCTTTACAGCTTGGTGCAAAACCTTATCGAAAACGCGATTAAGTACACAAACGCTCCAGGCGACATCACCATAACAGTCGCCCCCGACGAAGACAGAGTCGTTTTCTCCGTGGCAGATACCGGCATAGGCATCCCGTCTTCGGAACAAAAAAATATATTTAATGATTTTTATAGAGTCGGTGACGAAATGACTCGCAGCACAAAAGGCTCCGGGCTTGGGCTTGCAATCGTGAAGCGCGTTGCAGAAACGCACAAGGCAACCATTTCACTCACCAGTAAGCCCGGCAAGGGCTCCACTTTCACCGTACGATTCAAAAAGGCAGAATGA
- a CDS encoding response regulator transcription factor translates to MQQHRILIVEDEEIIRLGLQDNFELENYEVETACDGEEAIAKTDSFQPHLILLDVMLPKKSGFEVCRIIRKKHPECIIIMLTAKTEETSKVAGLDMGADDYVTKPFSILELLARVKAFLRRIDLQAQATPTKQLASVDAIDFADIHLDFKKFIATKGGVPLELSTREFQILKYFWQRRGEVVLREDLLQDLWGYTPENMPSTRTIDNHIVNLRRKLEDDQANPKIILSIRGAGYKFDA, encoded by the coding sequence ATGCAACAACACAGAATTCTCATTGTTGAAGACGAAGAAATCATCCGGCTTGGGCTCCAGGACAACTTCGAGCTCGAAAACTACGAAGTCGAAACGGCATGCGACGGCGAAGAAGCTATCGCAAAGACAGATTCGTTCCAGCCGCACCTCATCTTGCTGGACGTGATGCTCCCCAAGAAGAGCGGTTTTGAAGTCTGCCGAATCATCCGCAAGAAGCATCCGGAATGCATCATCATCATGCTCACCGCCAAGACCGAAGAAACGAGCAAGGTCGCAGGGCTTGATATGGGCGCCGATGACTACGTGACTAAGCCGTTCTCGATTCTGGAACTTTTAGCACGCGTGAAGGCGTTCCTCCGCCGAATTGACTTGCAGGCACAAGCAACACCGACAAAGCAACTCGCCTCCGTCGACGCCATTGACTTTGCCGACATCCACCTGGATTTCAAGAAGTTCATCGCCACCAAGGGCGGAGTTCCGCTGGAACTTTCCACAAGGGAATTCCAAATTCTCAAATATTTCTGGCAGCGCCGTGGCGAAGTCGTCTTGCGCGAAGACCTGTTACAAGACCTCTGGGGCTATACCCCCGAAAACATGCCGTCCACCCGCACGATTGACAACCACATCGTGAATCTGAGACGCAAGCTGGAAGACGACCAGGCAAACCCGAAAATCATCCTTTCTATCCGCGGAGCAGGCTACAAGTTCGATGCGTAA
- a CDS encoding ABC transporter substrate-binding protein, producing the protein MAAGCKDEVSKNPKPQVSDYPRNETLYIGGFDWAPPTTFNPLDPDPNFPSDGNIRLMYESLLAYNQLTGNLDPMLADSYSQTDSSITVHLDTRAKWNNGEPVTPEDVIYSFRIDSILPTSHHNNWKHIKTISADSENHITFHLAANRNPLMVLNAITETSILPKSVFEPLIKSAKTGKTYNMEKILIFKNENKPIASGPYILKNYAPDQIVLERVENYWRTSKYGGKKPAPKYIIHPIYDGNDNFNNAMVRGNLDVSSIYLPRIWEKTKDSIRAWSRVEPYHLPSTITALVIATTKEPFNNVNFRRALAHAIDFEKIKARAVSNYTPPIQPGFILPFGPEKKYFYKEDADEFGYGYNTEKAREILAEAGFSWNEEGKLLDKKKKPVRSLSIECPQGWTDWIEAINVIIESFEEIGITAVPKIVDYGIWDMDLRRGTFDLAMKTPPSENSIANPWNRFYQMLNSTASKPVGEESYANQGRFQDDEINQLLNDIPTISDEDSLTQAYRELNKLFMQTVPVLPLMYRPATFYQFSTKHWTNFPTEENPYAPPNNLIVATGVSALWEIVPVKPQGNQ; encoded by the coding sequence ATGGCAGCAGGTTGCAAGGACGAAGTTTCTAAAAATCCCAAGCCTCAAGTTTCCGATTATCCTCGTAACGAAACGCTTTATATCGGCGGTTTTGACTGGGCTCCCCCCACGACGTTCAATCCGCTCGATCCAGACCCGAACTTCCCTTCTGACGGCAACATCCGCCTGATGTACGAGTCGCTCCTCGCCTATAACCAGCTCACGGGAAATCTAGACCCGATGCTAGCCGATTCGTACAGCCAGACCGATTCGAGCATTACCGTGCACCTGGACACAAGGGCCAAGTGGAACAACGGAGAACCAGTCACTCCTGAAGATGTCATTTATTCGTTCAGGATAGATTCAATCCTCCCGACATCCCACCACAACAACTGGAAGCACATCAAGACCATCTCCGCCGACAGCGAAAACCACATCACGTTCCATCTCGCCGCGAACAGGAACCCGCTCATGGTCCTGAACGCCATCACCGAGACATCAATCCTCCCCAAGTCGGTCTTTGAACCGTTAATCAAGTCTGCCAAGACCGGAAAGACCTACAACATGGAGAAGATTTTAATTTTCAAGAACGAGAACAAGCCCATCGCTTCGGGACCATACATCCTCAAAAACTACGCCCCCGACCAGATTGTGCTCGAACGCGTTGAAAATTACTGGCGTACAAGCAAGTACGGAGGCAAGAAACCCGCCCCCAAGTACATCATCCACCCGATTTACGACGGGAACGACAATTTCAACAATGCGATGGTCCGCGGGAATCTCGACGTATCCTCCATTTATCTCCCGAGAATCTGGGAAAAGACAAAGGACAGCATCCGCGCCTGGAGCCGTGTCGAGCCGTACCACCTTCCATCAACGATAACGGCCCTAGTCATCGCCACCACAAAGGAACCGTTCAACAACGTAAACTTTAGACGCGCCCTCGCCCACGCTATCGACTTCGAAAAAATCAAGGCACGCGCCGTTTCGAACTACACCCCGCCCATACAGCCTGGGTTCATCCTCCCCTTCGGTCCCGAAAAGAAGTACTTCTATAAGGAAGATGCCGACGAGTTCGGTTACGGTTACAACACCGAAAAGGCTCGCGAGATTCTCGCAGAAGCAGGTTTCTCCTGGAACGAAGAAGGTAAGCTCCTCGACAAGAAGAAAAAGCCCGTCCGGAGCCTCTCCATTGAATGCCCGCAAGGCTGGACAGACTGGATTGAAGCCATTAACGTCATTATCGAATCCTTCGAAGAAATTGGCATTACCGCCGTCCCCAAGATTGTCGATTACGGGATTTGGGACATGGACCTCCGCCGTGGCACATTTGACCTAGCCATGAAGACTCCGCCATCCGAGAACTCGATCGCTAATCCGTGGAACAGGTTCTACCAGATGCTTAACAGCACAGCAAGCAAGCCTGTCGGCGAAGAATCTTACGCAAACCAGGGACGCTTCCAAGATGACGAAATCAACCAGCTTTTAAACGACATTCCGACCATTTCGGACGAAGATTCCCTCACGCAGGCCTACCGCGAGCTCAACAAGCTGTTTATGCAGACAGTCCCTGTGCTCCCCCTCATGTACAGGCCCGCAACATTCTATCAGTTCTCGACCAAGCACTGGACAAACTTTCCGACTGAAGAAAACCCGTATGCCCCACCCAACAACCTGATTGTTGCGACCGGGGTGAGCGCCCTATGGGAAATTGTACCTGTCAAACCACAGGGTAATCAATAA
- a CDS encoding phosphatidylcholine/phosphatidylserine synthase gives MGKLRFVLPNTFTSLNFLLGVFSICWTTGAFSSFSSADQIRMGAYFVMLCALFDKLDGFAARLVNASSEFGAQFDSLADLVAFGLAPAFCVFFTYKIYAPEWFQNHGLLMTVALAVYVLCAAMRLAKYNACDSDTYHHHFSGLPSTFAGMVNATLIVFLMTKGVFTDSSTFLFWLPIIVFVATGFLMVSPLFLPKLQPRKNKAFNIFQIVLILLTYVAGILFYNPKVPFILEYLLILGGSYMVIGFAVGIIYRKQIIEEAKASKK, from the coding sequence GTGGGAAAATTACGTTTTGTTTTGCCAAATACTTTTACTAGCCTGAACTTTTTGCTCGGTGTATTTTCCATCTGCTGGACAACCGGTGCATTCAGTTCTTTTAGTTCGGCAGACCAAATCCGCATGGGTGCCTACTTTGTCATGTTGTGTGCCCTTTTTGATAAGCTCGATGGCTTTGCCGCCCGCCTCGTGAACGCCAGTTCCGAATTCGGCGCTCAGTTCGATAGCCTTGCTGACTTGGTGGCTTTCGGCCTCGCCCCTGCATTCTGCGTTTTCTTCACCTACAAGATTTACGCACCGGAATGGTTCCAGAACCATGGGCTCCTGATGACGGTTGCACTTGCCGTTTACGTACTCTGTGCAGCCATGCGCCTCGCCAAGTACAACGCTTGCGACTCTGACACGTACCACCACCATTTCTCCGGCCTCCCTTCCACCTTTGCAGGCATGGTCAATGCAACTCTCATCGTGTTCCTCATGACCAAGGGCGTTTTCACAGACTCCAGCACGTTCCTCTTCTGGCTCCCGATTATCGTGTTTGTAGCCACAGGATTTTTGATGGTAAGCCCGTTGTTCCTCCCGAAACTCCAGCCGCGCAAGAACAAGGCATTCAACATTTTCCAGATTGTGCTGATTTTGCTCACCTACGTTGCCGGTATCCTCTTCTACAACCCGAAGGTGCCGTTCATTCTTGAATACTTACTGATTCTTGGCGGTAGCTACATGGTGATTGGTTTTGCCGTAGGCATCATCTACCGCAAGCAGATTATCGAAGAAGCTAAGGCCTCTAAGAAGTAG
- the mpaA gene encoding murein tripeptide amidase MpaA: MFLSPESRGIIRLPSLEYGRSVLGAPLLYYPCKSECKLLVMAGIHGEEPETTFLLSRVLRAFDEPFDSIAFILCANPDGVALGTRGNANGVDLNRNFKTQNFSTEKVGSRSILEAPRDTLLSPGAFAGSEPETQALVALIEKLKPVSVLAMHAPMGCVDAPQKTTLVEGVMEAFNLPWLPDIGYKTPGSFGTWCGERNLECVTLELPRMSLEQLFDRYGRTFAEFLEHQSSL, translated from the coding sequence ATGTTTCTATCTCCCGAATCCCGCGGTATTATCCGGTTGCCTTCTCTTGAATATGGGCGCTCTGTGTTGGGCGCTCCGCTGCTGTACTACCCGTGCAAGAGCGAATGCAAGTTGCTTGTAATGGCGGGGATTCACGGCGAAGAGCCGGAGACGACGTTCCTCCTGAGTCGCGTGCTCCGTGCTTTTGATGAACCTTTTGATTCTATTGCTTTTATTTTGTGCGCCAATCCGGATGGTGTCGCTCTTGGAACGCGTGGGAACGCCAATGGCGTGGACTTGAACCGCAATTTCAAGACGCAAAACTTCTCGACGGAAAAGGTCGGTTCGCGCTCGATTCTCGAAGCGCCTCGCGATACGCTTTTATCGCCGGGTGCATTTGCGGGGAGCGAACCGGAAACGCAAGCGCTTGTTGCGTTAATTGAAAAGCTGAAGCCTGTGAGCGTGCTTGCGATGCATGCTCCGATGGGCTGCGTTGATGCTCCGCAAAAGACAACGCTTGTTGAAGGCGTGATGGAGGCATTTAACTTGCCTTGGTTGCCGGATATTGGGTACAAGACGCCGGGGAGCTTCGGGACGTGGTGCGGTGAACGAAACTTGGAATGCGTGACGCTAGAACTCCCGCGCATGTCTCTCGAGCAACTGTTTGACCGCTATGGTCGTACGTTCGCGGAATTCTTGGAACATCAGTCGTCGCTCTAA